In the genome of Aspergillus luchuensis IFO 4308 DNA, chromosome 2, nearly complete sequence, one region contains:
- a CDS encoding cytochrome P450 (COG:Q;~EggNog:ENOG410PMNM;~InterPro:IPR001128,IPR002401,IPR036396;~PFAM:PF00067;~SMCOG1034:cytochrome P450;~TransMembrane:1 (o23-43i);~antiSMASH:Cluster_2.9;~go_function: GO:0005506 - iron ion binding [Evidence IEA];~go_function: GO:0016705 - oxidoreductase activity, acting on paired donors, with incorporation or reduction of molecular oxygen [Evidence IEA];~go_function: GO:0020037 - heme binding [Evidence IEA];~go_process: GO:0055114 - oxidation-reduction process [Evidence IEA]) — translation MLGHPPGPNMSVLFAPVWIPGNLASLPVSVPFLLLIIIMVIALKRRYATSIRDIPGPWLASISSLWQVYQLIKGHTEQEIVKLHRRHGSFVRIADNEVSVAHPDAVRLLLHANIAKGSWYSIFSLPDYHYVNQMSELDPQRHIRKSRNVASGYALSNIIKSEPYVDALLGLLEDQYDKMIASGQPVEFDRWFNYFAFDVVGEVTFSSPFRFLETGTDIRNAIANTRALALYIAIMGHYVWLHNLTLGNPLLSQIGLQPSSHIFDTCLAAIDSRKKNPAVRLDMMERWLHVRRTYPDRMDEAEVFGAAVANIGAGADTTSATLQAFFYYMLRHPHYLQKLRQEVDEAHARGDLSHVVSYAEASKLPYLQACIKETYRYHPATGTGLPRVVPAGGLTIGGRHFTEGTLLSINPWAFHRNPELFGPDCDDFNPERWLDPERARQMDPFLIHWGAGYNQCPGRNLAHFEISKVSATIIRDFDIEQVDPKKPWRFETHFTAVPYGWPCWLRRRQTTA, via the exons ATGCTTGGTCACCCGCCAGGACCCAACATGTCCGTCCTGTTTGCACCCGTCTGGATCCCTGGGAATTTGGCATCCCTGCCAGTCTCGGTGCCTTTCCTGCTGCTTATCATTATTATGGTGATCGCCTTGAAAAGGCGCTATGCAACTTCTATCCGGGATATTCCCGGTCCTTGGCTGGCCTCAATTTCGAGCCTCTGGCAGGTGTACCAGTTGATCAAGGGCCACACGGAACAGGAGATCGTGAAACTTCATCGCCGACATG GCAGTTTTGTCCGCATCGCCGACAATGAGGTCAGCGTCGCCCATCCTGATGCGGTGCGCCTGTTGCTTCATgccaacatcgccaag GGATCGTGGTACTCGATATTCAGCCTGCCAGACTATCATTATGTGAACCAAATGTCAGAACTGGATCCCCAGCGCCACATTCGCAAGTCCCGCAATGTAGCATCGGGCTATGCCCTGTCAAACATTATCAAGTCCGAGCCTTACGTGGATGCTCTTCTGGGACTCCTCGAGGATCAATACGATAAAATGATCGCATCGGGCCAGCCGGTGGAATTTGATCGGTGGTTCAACTACTTTGCCTTTGACGTGGTCGGCGAAGTGACCTTTTCCAGCCCTTTCCGGTTTCTCGAGACGGGCACCGATATCCGCAATGCCATCGCCAACACCCGAGCACTGGCGCTGTACATCGCCATCATGGGGCACTACGTGTGGCTGCACAACCTCACACTGGGAAACCCATTGCTCAGTCAAATTGGTCTGCAACCCTCTTCGCATATCTTCGACACCTGCCTGGCCGCCATCGATAgtcggaagaagaacccCGCCGTCAGACTGGACATGATGGAGCGCTGGCTGCATGTGCGTCGCACGTATCCCGATCGCATGGACGAGGCGGAGGTCTTTGGAGCTGCTGTCGCCAATATTGGCGCCGGCGCTGATACCACGAGCGCCACGTTGCAGGCATTCTTCTACTACATGCTCCGCCATCCGCACTACCTGCAGAAGCTGCGTcaggaggtggatgaagctCACGCTCGGGGTGATCTGTCGCATGTGGTATCTTATGCTGAGGCATCAAAGCTGCCCTACCTCCAGGCCTGT ATCAAGGAAACCTATCGCTACCACCCGGCTACCGGCACTGGGTTGCCTCGTGTCGTCCCGGCGGGTGGTCTTACCATTGGCGGACGGCATTTTACAGAAGGA ACACTTCTCAGCATCAACCCCTGGGCGTTCCATCGGAACCCAGAGCTGTTCGGACCTGACTGTGATGACTTTAACCCGGAGAGATGGCTTGACCCTGAAAGAGCCAGACAGATGGACCCGTTCCTCATCCAC TGGGGAGCTGGATACAACCAATGTCCCGGTCGGAACCTGGCCCACTTTGAGATCTCCAAGGTCTCTGCCACTATCATCCGCGACTTCGACATTGAGCAGGTTGATCCCAAGAAGCCATGGCGTTTTGAGACCCATTTCACGGCTGTGCCGTATGGCTGGCCTTGCTGGTTGCGTCGGCGGCAGACTACGGCGTAG
- a CDS encoding glycoside hydrolase family 43 protein (CAZy:GH43;~COG:G;~EggNog:ENOG410PKCB;~InterPro:IPR023296,IPR006710,IPR041542,IPR013320;~PFAM:PF17851,PF04616;~antiSMASH:Cluster_2.9;~go_function: GO:0004553 - hydrolase activity, hydrolyzing O-glycosyl compounds [Evidence IEA];~go_process: GO:0005975 - carbohydrate metabolic process [Evidence IEA]) codes for MYINPILPGFNPDPSIIRVGKDFFLVTSSFEYFPGAPIYHSTDLIQWTLIGHALTRSSQLQIQTPEPGGGVWATTLRYHDGVFYILAACFQRYRPQEDDRVWPRGFYVKTTDIWDSKSWSDPVYFDQVGFDQDLFWDDDGTVYLSSTYRKLERTPGANLKDFAVHIVTVDLETGASTSEPKLIRESSSGVAEGSHIFKRGKYYYLFTAEGGTESGHCEWVSRSTTGPFGPWEAGPHNPLWRNGVDDDVQNTGHADLVEDVQGQWWAVLLGVRPVWKDGQWEESVFGRETFLAPVDWKDDWPIVNSGQKIPLHSKSPHLYELSVLVAWRDDFSDSELQLGWYRKNTPVVRDYCLTERPGFLRLYGGPYDLSVPACPTLFLRKQTHRFCTWETRLSFHPRNQVCEAGAVVWWTYFTYSRIGLRLGKDGQRIVRLRFPGGEVVDFGLRHSQSNVRLVIECGDSYRFGFQELSDIESDDALIEWIGEVDNSSMTAAPPVGVAFTGMMLGLYAFGERQRCLDPADFHYAQWK; via the exons ATGTACATCAACCCAATCCTACCGGGATTCAATCCCGATCCCTCCATAATCCGCGTTGGGaaggacttcttcctcgttaCATCCTCCTTCGAATACTTCCCCGGCGCTCCCATCTACCATAGCACCGACCTAATCCAATGGACCCTGATCGGCCATGCCCTCACCCGTTCCAGCCAACTTCAGATCCAGACCCCCGAAccaggtggtggtgtatgGGCAACGACATTGCGGTATCACGACGGCGTGTTCTACATCCTCGCTGCCTGCTTCCAGCGTTATCGACCTCAGGAAGATGACCGCGTCTGGCCGCGCGGATTCTACGTGAAGACCACTGATATCTGGGACTCGAAGTCGTGGTCGGATCCGGTATATTTTGACCAAGTTGGCTTTGACCAGGAT CTCTTCTGGGATGACGACGGCACTGTCTACCTCTCAAGCACATATCGCAAGCTGGAGCGAACTCCCGGTGCAAATCTAAAAGACTTTGCCGTCCACATCGTCACTGTTGACTTAGAGACGGGTGCCTCCACTTCAGAGCCCAAACTAATTAGGGAGTCTTCCTCGGGTGTCGCGGAGGGATCACATATCTTCAAACGCGGCAAGTACTATTATCTTTTCACTGCGGAGGGTGGCACTGAGAGCGGCCATTGCGAATGGGTTAGTCGTAGTACTACCGGTCCGTTTGGGCCGTGGGAGGCTGGGCCGCATAACCCTCTCTGGAGGAATGGAGTGGACGATGACGTTCAGAATACTGGACATGCGGATCTAGTGGAAGATGTGCAGGGGCAGTGGTGGGCTGTTTTGTTAGGAGTACGTCCCGTTTGGAAGGATGGGCAGTGGGAGGAATCTGTTTTCG GCCGCGAAACCTTCCTAGCTCCGGTAGATTGGAAGGACGACTGGCCCATTGTCAACAGTGGCCAGAAGATCCCCCTTCACTCCAAAAGTCCCCACCTCTATGAGCTCTCAGTTCTAGTCGCATGGCGTGATGACTTTTCAGACAGCGAGCTCCAGCTTGGATGGTACCGCAAAAACACCCCGGTCGTGCGTGACTACTGCCTCACAGAGCGACCAGGCTTCCTTCGCCTCTACGGCGGTCCATATGATTTGTCAGTTCCAGCGTGTCCCACACTTTTCCTTCGCAAGCAGACTCATCGGTTCTGCACATGGGAGACACGACTGTCCTTCCACCCGAGGAACCAGGTATGCGAAGCTGGTGCAGTAGTATGGTGGACATATTTCACCTACAGCAGGATCGGACTTCGCTTGGGGAAAGACGGCCAGCGTATTGTTCGGCTACGTTTTCCAGGAGGCGAGGTGGTCGACTTCGGTCTACGTCATTCCCAGTCGAATGTTCGCTTGGTGATCGAGTGCGGAGATAGCTACCGGTTTGGATTTCAGGAACTCAGCGATATTGAGTCGGATGATGCTTTGATTGAGTGGATAGGAGAAGTGGACAATAGCAGTATGACGGCAGCACCACCCGTAGGGGTGGCTTTTACGGGCATGATGCTGGGGTTGTACGCGTTTGGAGAGCGGCAGCGCTGTCTAGATCCAGCAGACTTTCATTACGCACAGTGGAAATAA
- a CDS encoding putative GPI anchored protein (COG:S;~EggNog:ENOG410PTTP;~SECRETED:SignalP(1-18);~antiSMASH:Cluster_2.9) — protein sequence MMNRTLLLGLAAAGLVSAKATVTSMFIFDTDPQPLAASIIGNDATATTYSINCPPGTDSSDCGMGPGLTLIAGPKTTMILDAPDEDFYYTCVCSVDGTTHAVCTETASGSGANFPGTSSTTLDGDLDLMPVTITAGSVTSVAASAAHATTEAQTASSTGSAATATGKQSQASAASTSAAMAGSVTSSKTATASNVDASATGTGKASLLKGDAAFLFGGFAASFVAAVL from the exons ATGATGAACCGCACACTCCTTCTCGGTCTCGCTGCTGCCGGCCTGGTCTCAGCCAAGGCCACCGTCACCTCCATGTTCATCTTCGACACCGATCCACAGCCTTTGGCCGCGTCTATCATAGGTAAC GATGCGACCGCGACAACCTACAGTATCAACTGCCCACCCGGCACCGATTCCAGTGACTGTGGCATGGGTCCCGGTCTTACCCTGATCGCCGGTCCCAAAACCACCATGATCCTGGACGCTCCGGACGAAGATTT CTACTACACCTGCGTTTGCTCTGTCGATGGAACGACGCACGCCGTCTGTACCGAAACAGCCTCGGGATCCGGCGCCAACTTCCCAggaaccagcagcaccaccctgGATGGTGATCTGGATTTGATGCCCGTGACTATCACGGCGGGCTCTGTCACGAGCGTggctgcctccgccgcccaCGCTACAACTGAGGCTCAGACAGCAAGTAGCACGGGTTccgctgctactgctacggGGAAACAGTCGCAGGCATCTGCCGCCTCTACTAGTGCTGCCATGGCTGGCTCTGTCACCTCTTCCAAGACTGCGACTGCCTCGAATGTCGATGCTTCTGCTACAGGCACTGGCAAGGCCTCCCTGCTCAAGGGTGACGCAGCGTTCCTCTTCGGAGGATTTGCTGCTTCTTTTGTTGCAGCTGTTCTCTAA
- a CDS encoding uncharacterized protein (COG:S;~EggNog:ENOG410PUNR;~SECRETED:SignalP(1-18)), protein MKLANASVLALLPATGLAACGTPYSGSQINGTLLRAVVLDMGSDAANVTATQYDQYFKQGSALEGVKSVIANSDFYINLWAIPGTESAFQSVSQCMSDGYLVNQVAWLYYNSTTAKWWGGYEAETEADSYNAAALSVVTNIVAGLEVRFWDTNGDGYTDVIDADYLEGVTVDTITHNANGTYSIYRGNIDVADKTRWEGTNFDADLFDGSGPAIPENNFDTAISPGDVALFWYGPKGWAMKRAQEVVGLFVGGADHTSYNIDGVSYEDAMRFSRDNLFISNRPGEFTDAQKFFKFTNDSAAGLNVSLWLVPVTHTTEYGAPVGMTSDGNSRIFLARAISQAQAQLANVTISSNGSNVPSTQEWVNQANYTQLHDAIARANLSLALANSSSFLLDYQTYVLYQTLNGSSTDIGAAFAGFSYTGFENAEKLGTA, encoded by the coding sequence ATGAAACTTGCCAACGCCTCAGTTCTAGCATTGCTACCGGCCACTGGCCTGGCTGCCTGCGGCACTCCCTACTCTGGCAGCCAGATCAATGGTACGCTGCTCCGCGCCGTTGTGCTTGACATGGGCAGCGATGCTGCCAACGTCACCGCCACCCAGTACGACCAGTACTTCAAGCAGGGTAGCGCTCTTGAGGGTGTCAAATCTGTCATTGCCAACAGCGATTTCTACATCAATCTGTGGGCCATCCCTGGCACTGAGTCCGCCTTTCAGAGTGTGAGCCAGTGCATGAGCGACGGCTATCTCGTTAACCAAGTAGCCTGGCTGTATTACAACAGCACCACCGCGAAGTGGTGGGGTGGCTACGAGGCTGAGACTGAGGCAGACAGTTACAATGCTGCCGCCCTGTCTGTTGTCACAAATATCGTGGCCGGCCTCGAGGTGCGCTTCTGGGACACTAACGGAGATGGCTACACCGATGTCATCGATGCCGACTATCTCGAGGGCGTTACCGTCGACACCATCACTCACAACGCCAACGGGACTTACTCGATCTACCGCGGAAATATTGACGTCGCGGACAAGACGCGTTGGGAGGGCACGAACTTTGACGCCGACCTTTTCGACGGGTCCGGCCCGGCTATCCCTGAAAACAACTTTGACACCGCTATCTCACCCGGCGACGTCGCGCTCTTCTGGTACGGTCCCAAGGGCTGGGCCATGAAGCGTGCCCAAGAGGTTGTCGGCCTCTTTGTTGGCGGCGCCGACCACACCTCCTACAACATTGACGGGGTGTCCTATGAAGACGCCATGCGCTTCTCACGCGACAACCTGTTCATCTCTAACCGACCTGGCGAGTTCACCGACGCTCAAAAGTTCTTTAAGTTTACCAATGATTCAGCCGCTGGCCTTAATGTCAGCCTCTGGCTTGTACCTGTTACCCACACCACTGAGTACGGCGCGCCCGTCGGCATGACGAGCGACGGCAACTCGcgcatcttcctcgccagGGCTATTTCCCAGGCCCAAGCGCAGCTAGCCAACGTGACTATCAGTAGCAACGGCTCCAACGTCCCGTCCACCCAGGAGTGGGTTAACCAGGCCAATTACACTCAACTCCACGACGCCATCGCTAGGGCCAACCTGTCGCTTGCCCTTGCTAACAGCTCGTCTTTCCTACTTGACTACCAGACCTACGTGCTGTATCAGACTCTCAACGGCAGTAGCACCGACATTGGTGCCGCGTTCGCCGGCTTCAGCTACACTGGCTTTGAGAACGCAGAGAAGCTCGGGACGGCCTAA
- a CDS encoding alpha/beta fold hydrolase (COG:S;~EggNog:ENOG410PN0R;~InterPro:IPR000073,IPR029058;~PFAM:PF12697) — protein MPSYEFLSLATKPTAKLCYSFQPAVGTDKPALVVFVNGLGLPQTSWEGAIARLQAQPPAHGLPALLTYDRYGQGQTADRDPDDVKSEDPMHGHDTLAVVRDLRQLITQIASEKLGVSDLSHLPLVLVSNSIGGALVRLYAQEYPGTVAGLLFLDSVLANSDFISIYPDPDAPCFDTASLPEGVSVDAIRDARAYIQRVFHPSNGSREGLSRKNLAELLPNSDGPKLQGPDGQSPWVTVIGHEFETFKVEFEKMGGAPPRLTEVYMNPYWHRFNEGLAKLTDSERSKGPFQAPGAGHFVQRDNPDLVANELREMLDKAI, from the coding sequence ATGCCTTCCTACGAATTCCTGTCCCTCGCTACCAAGCCAACCGCTAAGCTATGTTACAGCTTTCAGCCCGCTGTAGGCACGGATAAGCCAGCTCTAGTCGTTTTTGTAAATGGTTTGGGGCTACCACAGACATCCTGGGAGGGCGCAATCGCTCGCCTGCAAGCTCAGCCTCCCGCTCATGGTCTCCCCGCCCTATTGACCTATGATCGGTACGGTCAGGGCCAAACCGCAGACCGGGACCCTGACGACGTGAAATCTGAGGATCCCATGCATGGTCATGATACGTTGGCCGTTGTTCGAGATTTGCGTCAACTTATTACACAGATTGCTTCGGAGAAGCTGGGTGTATCCGATCTCAGTCATCTTCCCCTTGTGCTGGTTTCCAACTCGATTGGGGGTGCATTGGTGCGTCTTTACGCGCAAGAATATCCTGGAACAGTAGCAGGACTGCTATTCCTGGACAGTGTGCTCGCCAATTCCGACTTTATCTCTATTTATCCTGACCCTGATGCACCTTGCTTCGACACGGCCAGCTTGCCAGAGGGCGTCTCGGTGGATGCGATCCGTGATGCTCGGGCATACATCCAGCGGGTCTTCCATCCCAGCAATGGCAGCCGTGAGGGCCTCAGTCGGAAGAATTTGGCGGAACTTCTCCCGAACAGCGATGGTCCTAAATTGCAGGGTCCAGATGGTCAGAGCCCGTGGGTGACGGTTATCGGTCACGAGTTCGAGACCTTCAAGGTCGAGTTTGAGAAGATGGGCGGTGCGCCACCAAGGCTGACGGAAGTGTATATGAACCCCTACTGGCACCGCTTCAATGAAGGGTTGGCCAAGCTCACCGACTCGGAACGCAGTAAAGGCCCGTTCCAGGCTCCGGGAGCCGGCCACTTTGTGCAGCGGGATAACCCGGACCTTGTGGCCAACGAACTTCGCGAAATGCTTGATAAGGCTATCTGA
- a CDS encoding uncharacterized protein (COG:Q;~EggNog:ENOG410PI1I;~InterPro:IPR011059,IPR006680,IPR032466;~MEROPS:MER0005900;~PFAM:PF01979;~go_function: GO:0016787 - hydrolase activity [Evidence IEA];~go_function: GO:0016810 - hydrolase activity, acting on carbon-nitrogen (but not peptide) bonds [Evidence IEA]), with amino-acid sequence MGSISQSTGALYRPTPADITINNHQPGDPERVLFKNVRILDSTGSLPYPGDVLIQGERIVAVGQVDETAATGALVINGGGSKTLMSGLVDAHTHLSFNNAKTLDGLTTMPLEEHVIATAHSAKTYLDCGYTMCFGAASARARLDIAIKASIKSGLIPGPRTLANTPEITTTGGAIVPDISKYADGPHEMRKTVRSFIELGADNIKLSITGDNITDSMPSDETYFTPEETVAAVEEAHNRGKRVCAHARSKESVKLCLQAGVDVIYHASFNDEESLNLLEQRKDSVFVAPAINLPLATCAGDAIPFGFTIEMAEQKGVKEEVEAACKSMREMHRRGIRVLPGGDYGFAWAPHGTYARDLHHFVKHFGYTPMESILAATALGGEIMGYPEQLGKVQPGYFADVILVDGDPLADITVLQDTSRLHAIVINGHIHKNVLSGPA; translated from the coding sequence ATGGGTTCGATCTCACAATCGACCGGGGCGCTTTACCGACCCACGCCTGCCGATattaccatcaacaaccaccagccAGGTGACCCTGAGAGAGTCCTGTTTAAGAATGTCCGCATTTTAGACTCGACAGGCAGCCTCCCTTATCCAGGAGACGTTCTAATCCAAGGAGAACGCATCGTGGCTGTAGGACAGGTTGATGAGACAGCCGCGACAGGTGCCTTGGTTATCAATGGAGGCGGCAGCAAGACGCTGATGTCGGGCCTGGTTGATGCTCATACTCATCTAAGCTTCAACAATGCAAAAACCCTAGATGGGCTGACCACTATGCCACTGGAAGAGCACGTCATTGCTACCGCCCACTCGGCTAAAACCTATCTTGACTGCGGCTACACCATGTGTTTTGGCGCGGCCTCTGCGCGTGCCCGACTCGACATCGCCATCAAGGCCTCTATCAAGTCCGGCCTCATTCCGGGACCGCGAACCCTGGCTAATACGCCAGAGATTACCACTACCGGGGGCGCCATCGTCCCTGACATATCAAAGTATGCAGACGGCCCTCACGAGATGCGGAAGACAGTGCGGTCATTCATCGAGCTGGGAGCGGATAACATTAAGCTCAGCATAACCGGTGATAACATCACTGACAGTATGCCGAGCGACGAGACGTACTTCACCCCGGAGGAGACAGTTGCTGCCGTGGAAGAGGCCCACAACCGAGGAAAGCGAGTGTGCGCCCATGCGCGTAGCAAGGAATCTGTCAAATTGTGCCTCCAGGCAGGTGTGGACGTTATCTACCACGCTAGCTTCAACGATGAAGAGAGCTTGAATCTGTTGGAGCAGCGAAAGGACTCGGTCTTTGTAGCACCGGCCATCAATCTGCCTCTTGCCACTTGTGCGGGCGATGCCATTCCCTTCGGGTTCACGATCGAGATGGCCGAGCAGAAGGGCGTCAAGGAAGAGGTAGAAGCAGCTTGCAAGTCCATGAGAGAGATGCACAGAAGAGGCATCCGGGTGCTGCCAGGCGGGGATTATGGTTTTGCGTGGGCGCCGCATGGCACGTACGCGCGGGACTTGCATCATTTCGTTAAGCATTTTGGTTACACGCCAATGGAGAGTATTTTAGCGGCCACTGCCCTGGGAGGGGAGATCATGGGCTATCCAGAGCAATTGGGCAAAGTGCAGCCGGGGTATTTTGCCGACGTGATATTAGTCGATGGGGATCCTCTAGCAGATATTACTGTTCTGCAGGATACCTCGCGGCTGCATGCCATCGTGATCAACGGCCACATCCACAAGAATGTCTTATCGGGTCCTGCTTAA